The Toxoplasma gondii ME49 chromosome XII, whole genome shotgun sequence genome includes a region encoding these proteins:
- a CDS encoding hypothetical protein (encoded by transcript TGME49_246050) has protein sequence MRLLLASPSRIRNGSARRGAGASLQRPDFLLQGGSSRRREERGGARQREERTDGDFQGDARPGSASQGRSRKRRKDDLAESPVSPPSVSPPSVSPPSVSLSPVSPPSVSLSPVSGVSRSPFLSSPSFRLLPLASSLSASACLAFPHFHTLRCLSTSASFFSRGRRPPDGSCCRGQKGASSAPLFLAGLLYGSSPALPPSPVASSSLSPWSTLSPFPPVSSFAVSCLPRRCGDFPARVKARTSEFQGNRHPPTSSGCTYTLNCRVGLPSSSFSSDASWAVFTPNRGAKLLRWSADTPVAQRLEGLAEAKDLLLACKVWDDQMTRRDYLAALTLLTTRKRLDRRSELFLRFVDRVVRHRALSRPPYVHLFLHRFAVLGHAPALWRLAATLPPLLSQMAPAHVSVSAWSLATCFVADDLVWDEIGRLTLVHLDALSFTDVAMLAWASARMDRRKPQEILALKSRALAILEASQEGHTSLPPSSLSCSTTSSLSSSCASGLVPPHDLCMLFRAMATLLPRDLPWLLRLLYVIATSACGSEFPLFNPSSSFPPPSFSSSSFSSSFSSSCFSSSSDPSTPAPEGPDGSSGVSFCEEERIRERRDQLLEDDATEPQHGDSMRKEAEPPARDVADAQLSGGATPRRFSLSAQALTAVWTAIADINLLEHFPLSPHTSLQSLASQPLSSPPATPSPVQSPALSPLFTSASSSSSPSSPPPSPPSPSVWYSRQADVRSESVVPSFESLFGEPFKLEKRISKLSSRQAAAGVRWLLDRLCEETRLLRLDHTVNTNMIAKIAEAMMKQKFVDPRLIYQLLHFVHKRGGEQLQPEQVLTLAKAFTALNIGDAKAWKKLAHRAQATAIDLSAREVEELQKLFRRAGCGNQRVEGYLGHFLFLKDDVERHGPL, from the exons ATGCGCCTGCTCCTCGCCAGTCCCTCCAGGATCCGCAACGGATCCGCCAGGCGAGGCGCGGGCGCTTCGCTGCAGAGGCcagactttcttcttcaaggaggcagcagcagaaggagggaagagcgcggaggagcgagacagcgcgaggaaagaacagaCGGAGACTTCCAGGGGGATGCGCGTCCAGGGAGTGCATCCCAGGGAAGGAGCCGAAAACGGCGAAAAGACGACCTCGCagagtctcctgtctctccaccctctgtctctccaccctctgtctctccaccctctgtgtctctgtctcctgtctctccaccctctgtgtctctgtctcctgtctccggcgtttcgcgctctccatttctctcttctccttctttccgcttgcttcctctggcctcttctctctcggcgtccGCCTGTCTTGCGTTTCCTCACTTTCACACGCTGAggtgtctctccacctcggcatctttcttctcccgcggaCGGAGACCACCAGACGGCTCCTGCTGTCGCGGGCAGAAGGGGGCCTCCAgcgcgcctctcttccttgccGGTCTCCTTTATGGATCTTCTCCGgcgcttcctccttccccagtcgcttcctcgtctttgtctccgtgGTCGACACTGTCGCCTTTtccacctgtctcctctttcgcggTTTCTTGCCTTCCGCGGCGATGCGGAGACTTCCCCGCGAGAGTGAAGGCGAGGACAAGCGAGTTCCAGGGGAACCGACACCCGCCAACATCCtcggggtgtacgtacaccttAAACTGTCGCGTCGGCCTgccgtcgtcttcgttctcgtctgACGCTTCTTGGGCTGTTTTCACTCCAAACAGAGGCGCGAAGCTTCTTCGCTGGTCTGCAGACACACCCGTTGCTCAGCGTCTCGAAGGCCTCGCGGAGGCAAAGGACTTgcttcttgcatgcaaagtTTGGGATG ACCAGATGACCCGTCGCGATTACTTAGCAGCTCTGACGCTCCTCACAACGCGCAAGAGGCTGGACAGACGCAGCGAGCTCTTCCTCCGATTCGTGGACCGCGTTGTTCGCCACCGTGCTCTCAGCCGCCCTCCCTACGTCCACCTTTTCCTTCACAG ATTCGCTGTGCTCGGACATGCGCCTGCCCTCTGGCGGCTCGCAGCGACGCTGCCACCGCTCTTGTCGCAGATGGCGCCTGCGcatgtctccgtttctgcttgGTCCCTCGCGACCTGCTTCGTCGCCGACGACCTCGTCTGGGATGAGATCG GCCGACTCACGCTCGTTCATCTCGACGCGCTTTCTTTCACCGACGTCGCGATGCTCGCTTGGGCGTCTGCCCGCATGGAT cgGCGGAAGCCCCAGGAGATCCTTGCCCTCAAAAGCCGAGCACTGGCAATCCTCGAAGCCTCTCAGGAAGGACAtacttctcttcctccttcgtctctttcctgttccacgacttcttctctttcgtcttcttgtgCTTCCGGTCTCGTTCCTCCTCACGATTTGTGCATGTTGTTTAGAGCCATGGCGACGCTTTTGCCTCGCGACCTTCCGTGGcttttgcgtcttctctaCGTAATCGCGACGTCTGCCTGTGGCTCCGAATTTCCTCTTTTCaatccgtcttcttcctttcctcctccttccttctcttcttcttccttctcttcttccttctcgtcttcttgcttctcttcttcttccgatCCGTCGACTCCAGCTCCTGAAGGCCCTGACGGTTCCTCAGGAGTTTCtttctgcgaagaagaacggatccgagagaggcgagaccaGCTGCTTGAGGATGACGCGACCGAGCCGCAGCACGGAGACTCGATGAGGAAAGAGGCCGAGCCACCCGCGCGGGATGTCGCGGACGCACAGCTCAGCGGAGGTGCGACTCCGCGGCGGTTCTCCCTGAGTGCTCAA GCTCTCACCGCTGTCTGGACCGCAATTGCAGACATAAATCTCCTCGAGcatttccctctttctccccacaCCTCTCTGCAATCGCTTGCCTCTCAACCTCTTTCCAGCCCCCCCGCGACTCCGTCTCCTGTCCAGTCACCTGCGCTGTCCCCTCTCTTcacctctgcctcttcgtcttcttctccttcgtctcctccgccttctcctccttctccttctgtctggTATTCTCGTCAGGCGGACGTTCGTTCGGAGTCTGTGGTGCCTTCGTTTGAGAGCTTGTTTGGGGAACCGTTCAAGCTGGAGAAGCGCATATCCAAGTTGTCTTCTCGGCAGGCTGCTGCTGGCGTCCGGTGGCTTCTCGACCGACTCTGTGAAGAGACGCGGCTCCTCAGACTCGACCATACTGTGAATACGAACATGATCGCGAAGATTGCAGAGGCGATGATGAAGCAGAAG TTCGTGGATCCGCGTCTGATTTACCAGTTGCTCCACTTTGTTCACAAGCGCGGCGGCGAACAGCTCCAGCCTGAGCAAGTTCTGACTCTCGCAAAGGCGTTTACGGCGCTCAATATTGGAGACGCTAAAGCGTGGAAGAAACTCG CACATCGCGCCCAGGCGACGGCGATCGACTTGAGCGCGCGGGAAGTGGAGGAGTTGCAGAAACTCTTTCGGCGCGCAGGGTGTGGAAACCAACGCGTGGAGGGATATCTGGGccattttctttttctgaaaGACGACGTCGAGCGACACGGACCTTTGTAG